In Bacteroidota bacterium, a single window of DNA contains:
- a CDS encoding 3-hydroxybutyryl-CoA dehydrogenase gives MYQDVAVIGAGTMGNGIAHVFAQSGYHVNLIDVNTEALDRALATIAANLDRQIKKEIITADQRNRILSRINRVDSIALGVQDRQLVVEAATENKDLKFKIFREMDLHAPKTAILASNTSSISITELAAVTARPAQVIGMHFMNPVPVMKLVEIIRGYETSDEVLKDVLAVAEDLGKEPHASQDYPGFVANRILMPMINEAIWTLHEGVATREDIDAIMKLGMNHPMGPLTLADFIGLDVCLAILRVLHDGFGNPKYAPCPLLVNMVNAGHLGRKAGQGFYDYTPRQVPA, from the coding sequence ATGTATCAAGATGTAGCCGTGATCGGCGCTGGCACCATGGGCAATGGCATTGCCCACGTATTCGCACAGAGCGGCTACCACGTAAACCTGATAGACGTGAACACCGAGGCGCTGGACCGCGCCCTGGCCACCATAGCAGCTAACCTGGACCGCCAGATCAAGAAAGAGATCATTACCGCCGACCAGCGGAACCGCATCCTGAGCCGCATCAACCGCGTAGACAGCATAGCCCTGGGCGTGCAAGACCGGCAACTGGTGGTGGAGGCTGCCACAGAAAACAAAGACCTGAAGTTCAAGATCTTCCGCGAGATGGACCTGCACGCACCCAAGACCGCCATCCTGGCCAGCAACACCAGCTCTATCAGCATTACCGAGCTGGCAGCCGTTACGGCCCGCCCGGCACAGGTCATCGGCATGCACTTTATGAACCCGGTGCCCGTAATGAAGCTCGTGGAGATCATACGCGGATACGAGACCAGCGACGAGGTACTGAAAGACGTACTGGCTGTGGCCGAAGACCTGGGCAAGGAACCCCATGCCAGCCAAGACTATCCGGGCTTTGTGGCCAACCGCATCCTGATGCCCATGATCAACGAGGCGATATGGACCCTGCACGAGGGCGTGGCTACCCGCGAGGACATAGATGCCATTATGAAGCTGGGCATGAACCACCCGATGGGCCCACTTACCCTGGCCGACTTCATCGGCCTGGATGTGTGCCTGGCAATCCTGCGGGTGCTGCACGACGGCTTTGGCAACCCCAAGTACGCCCCCTGCCCCCTGCTGGTAAACATGGTGAATGCCGGCCACCTGGGCCGCAAGGCCGGACAGGGCTTCTACGATTATACCCCCAGGCAGGTGCCTGCCTAG
- the speE gene encoding polyamine aminopropyltransferase: MVNLGRHIIVEFYGCPEELLNEVTFIEQSFVDAAKYADATVINSTFHHFNPYGVSGVVVIQESHLAIHTWPEFGYAAIDVFTCGDTVDPWQCYQYLYKALQAGHGSAIEMGRGQLGLIKPELKQNGGGTASKAEGHDTTVEELKFHRNIWYTERNELIAMSLRHTGDVLFRDKSPYQKVEVYDTYAYGKLLTLDGKVMTTEQDEYVYHEMMTHPALHTHGAARRVLVIGGGDGGVVREVMRHEGVERCVMVEIDGMVIEASKQHLPTIASAFDNPKLELHVADGIAYVQDAPDGAFDVVIIDSTDPEGPAEGLFSYDFYRQVHRILAQGGIMVVQSESPRYEVQTFREIYACFREIFGHGNVHCGLMSIPTYPTGTWSFALVAKGGQHPVQDVDTERAEAFSHKHGLRYYNGDMHRAAFALPNYVKDLLKEPVKQ; this comes from the coding sequence ATGGTTAACCTGGGTCGACACATCATTGTAGAATTTTACGGCTGCCCCGAGGAGCTGCTGAACGAGGTAACTTTTATCGAGCAATCCTTTGTAGACGCGGCAAAGTATGCCGATGCCACCGTTATCAACAGCACCTTCCACCACTTCAATCCCTATGGGGTGTCGGGCGTGGTGGTTATCCAGGAGAGTCACTTGGCCATCCACACCTGGCCAGAGTTTGGTTATGCGGCCATCGATGTATTTACCTGTGGCGACACGGTAGACCCCTGGCAGTGCTACCAGTACCTGTACAAAGCCCTGCAGGCGGGCCACGGATCGGCCATCGAGATGGGCCGAGGCCAGCTGGGCCTCATCAAGCCCGAGCTGAAGCAAAACGGGGGCGGTACGGCCAGCAAAGCCGAAGGGCACGACACCACCGTAGAAGAACTGAAGTTCCACCGAAACATCTGGTACACCGAGCGCAATGAGCTGATAGCCATGAGCCTGCGCCACACCGGCGACGTGCTGTTTCGAGACAAAAGCCCCTACCAAAAGGTAGAGGTGTATGACACCTACGCCTATGGCAAGCTGCTAACCCTGGATGGAAAGGTAATGACTACCGAGCAGGATGAGTATGTGTATCACGAAATGATGACCCACCCTGCCCTGCACACCCATGGTGCCGCGCGCCGCGTGCTGGTGATAGGGGGCGGCGATGGCGGCGTGGTGCGCGAGGTAATGCGCCACGAGGGGGTAGAACGCTGCGTGATGGTGGAGATAGACGGCATGGTGATAGAGGCCAGCAAGCAGCACCTGCCCACCATTGCATCGGCCTTTGACAACCCAAAGCTGGAGCTGCACGTGGCGGATGGCATAGCCTATGTGCAGGATGCCCCCGATGGGGCCTTTGACGTGGTGATTATAGACAGCACCGACCCGGAGGGGCCGGCAGAGGGGCTATTTTCCTACGACTTCTACCGCCAGGTACACCGCATACTGGCCCAGGGCGGCATCATGGTGGTACAGAGCGAAAGCCCACGGTACGAGGTGCAGACCTTCCGCGAGATTTATGCCTGCTTCCGCGAGATTTTCGGGCACGGAAACGTACACTGTGGCCTGATGAGCATCCCTACCTACCCCACCGGTACCTGGAGCTTTGCCCTGGTAGCCAAGGGCGGCCAGCACCCGGTACAGGATGTGGACACCGAACGGGCCGAGGCTTTCAGCCACAAGCACGGCCTGCGGTACTACAATGGCGACATGCACCGCGCTGCATTTGCGCTGCCAAACTATGTGAAAGACCTGCTGAAAGAGCCGGTAAAGCAATAG
- a CDS encoding NADH-quinone oxidoreductase subunit D, translating to MVLNMGPQHPSTHGVLRLELVMEGELIVECIPHLGYMHRCFEKHAERLSYEQMIPYVDRMDYLAAMNSEHAWAMGVERMLGIDDQIPRRVEYIRVLVAELNRIASHLLALGTYGLDIGSITAFLWCFRDREHILNLLEWLSGARMLYNYIWIGGLFYDLPPGFEARCLEFCTYFAPKIEELNGLLTDNPIFVQRTARVGVLPLDVAINYGVTGPMLRASGLRYDLRRVDGYSVYPELEFDIPIGTGAMGAVGDCWDRFKVRVDEMGESLKIVRQCAERLQKDGRPTSFDPRALCPKKIRPEQEYYVRAENPRGELGYYFIPQPKKDIPMRVKARGPSFCNLSVLPQLAHGVLLADLVAIIGSIDIVLCEIDR from the coding sequence ATGGTGCTGAACATGGGCCCCCAGCACCCCAGCACCCACGGGGTACTGCGGCTGGAGCTGGTGATGGAGGGTGAGCTGATTGTGGAATGCATCCCCCACCTGGGCTATATGCACCGCTGTTTTGAAAAACACGCCGAGCGCCTGAGCTACGAGCAGATGATCCCCTATGTAGACCGGATGGACTACCTGGCGGCCATGAACAGCGAGCATGCCTGGGCCATGGGGGTGGAGCGCATGCTGGGGATAGACGACCAGATACCCCGGCGCGTGGAGTACATACGCGTGCTGGTGGCCGAGCTGAACCGCATAGCCAGCCACCTGCTGGCCCTGGGCACCTATGGGCTGGATATAGGTAGTATAACGGCCTTTCTGTGGTGCTTTCGAGACCGGGAACATATACTAAACCTGCTGGAGTGGCTGAGTGGAGCCCGCATGCTGTACAACTACATCTGGATTGGCGGCCTGTTCTACGACCTACCGCCGGGCTTTGAGGCCCGCTGCCTGGAGTTTTGCACCTACTTTGCCCCCAAGATAGAGGAGCTGAATGGCCTGCTAACAGATAATCCCATCTTCGTACAGCGCACGGCACGCGTGGGTGTGCTGCCCCTGGATGTGGCCATCAACTATGGCGTAACCGGCCCCATGCTGCGGGCCAGCGGCCTGCGCTATGACCTGCGGCGCGTAGATGGCTACAGTGTGTACCCCGAGCTGGAATTTGACATCCCGATCGGCACGGGTGCCATGGGTGCCGTGGGCGACTGCTGGGACCGATTCAAGGTGCGTGTAGACGAGATGGGCGAGAGCCTGAAGATCGTCCGCCAGTGTGCCGAGCGGCTGCAGAAAGATGGCCGCCCGACCAGCTTTGACCCCCGTGCCCTATGCCCCAAAAAAATACGGCCCGAGCAGGAGTACTACGTGCGGGCCGAGAACCCCCGGGGCGAGCTGGGTTACTACTTCATCCCCCAGCCCAAAAAGGATATACCGATGCGGGTGAAGGCGCGCGGCCCCAGCTTCTGCAACCTGAGCGTACTGCCCCAGCTGGCGCATGGCGTGCTGCTGGCCGACCTGGTGGCCATCATCGGCTCCATCGATATTGTTTTGTGCGAAATTGACCGATGA